A region from the Athene noctua unplaced genomic scaffold, bAthNoc1.hap1.1 HAP1_HAP1_scaffold_753, whole genome shotgun sequence genome encodes:
- the LOC141955826 gene encoding uncharacterized protein LOC141955826 isoform X1, which yields MESEEEEEEEEESPRKNGGKKGKNEVEKGKNRAEREEKKMIKNGVKRRKIESEEEEEEEEELTLKIGVKKGKMESEEEEESPRKNEGKKGKNRSESEGKKMIKNGVKRGKMESEEEEEEEEEEPLKFGVKKGKMESEEEEEEEEPAPKNGGKKGKTRSEREEKNFTKNGVKKGKMESEEEEEEEEELPLKFGVKKGKMESEEEEEEEEEPPLKFGVKKGKMESEEEEEEELPRKNGVKRGKKSENEKKPVKNGVKTVKMESEEEEEEEERPLLKKDIKKNPEKGKNESSDEDDLPLRNGWKKGKNGSRRRRRGGRARPKGSGGGGRGAAATRPARPPLPGALPPPEASPGRSGRAGGARRRQHPPQRRSFPQTQRLEPPPKKRGVPPASPPRRLVAPSRRHQLRRRERLKKNLKKK from the exons ATggagagcgaggaggaggaggaggaggaggaagagtcaCCCCggaaaaatggggggaaaaagggtAAAAATGAGGTGGAAAAGGGTAAAAACAGGgctgagagggaggaaaaaaaaatgataaaaaatgggGTGAAAAGGCGGAAAATTGAgagcgaggaggaagaggaggaggaggaagagctgacACTAAAAATTGGGGTGAAAAAGGGTAAAATGgagagtgaggaggaggaagagtcaCCCcggaaaaatgagggaaaaaagggTAAAAACAGGAGtgaaagtgagggaaaaaaaatgataaaaaatggggtgaaaaggggcaaaatggagagtgaggaggaggaggaggaggaggaggaggagccgctaaaatttggggtgaaaaagggcaaaatggagagtgaggaggaagaggaggaggaagaaccGGCCCccaaaaatggggggaaaaagggtAAAACCAGGAGcgagagggaggagaaaaacttcacaaaaaatggggtgaaaaagggcaaaatggagagtgaggaggaagaggaggaggaggaagagctgccGCTaaaatttggggtgaaaaagggcaaAATGgagagtgaggaggaggaggaggaggaggaggagccgccgctaaaatttggggtgaaaaagggcaaaatggagagtgaggaggaagaggaggaagagctgcCCAGGAAAAATGGggtgaaaagggggaaaaaaagtgaaaatgagaaaaaaccgGTGAAAAATGGGGTGAAAACGGTGAAAATGgagagtgaggaggaggaggaggaggaagagcgcCCGCtgttaaaaaaagacattaaaaaaaacccagaaaaggggaaaaatgagtCGTCGGATGAAGACGACCTGCCGCTGCGAAATGGGTGGAAAAAGGGCAAAAACGggtcgaggaggaggaggaggggaggaagggcgAGGCCGAAGGGCAgcggggggggaggaagaggagccgcCGCGACGCGCCCCGCGAG gccccccctccCTGGCGCGTTGCCGCCGCCTGAGGCGTCGCCGGGAAGAAGCGGCCGAGCTGGCGGCGCTCGACGTCGCCAACATCCTCCCCAGCGCCG GTCGTTCCCGCAGACGCAACGCCTGgagccccccccaaaaaaacggggcgtcccccccgcctccccgccccgtcGACTGGTCGCACCTTCGCGGCGTCATCAGCTCCGACGGCGAGAgcgactgaaaaaaaatttaaaaaaaaaataa
- the LOC141955826 gene encoding uncharacterized protein LOC141955826 isoform X2 yields MESEEEEEEEEESPRKNGGKKGKNEVEKGKNRAEREEKKMIKNGVKRRKIESEEEEEEEEELTLKIGVKKGKMESEEEEESPRKNEGKKGKNRSESEGKKMIKNGVKRGKMESEEEEEEEEEEPLKFGVKKGKMESEEEEEEEEPAPKNGGKKGKTRSEREEKNFTKNGVKKGKMESEEEEEEEEELPLKFGVKKGKMESEEEEEEEEEPPLKFGVKKGKMESEEEEEEELPRKNGVKRGKKSENEKKPVKNGVKTVKMESEEEEEEEERPLLKKDIKKNPEKGKNESSDEDDLPLRNGWKKGKNGSRRRRRGGRARPKGSGGGGRGAAATRPARFRGAGGTPRPCVASSGTCASAGFAPTTRNFWGAAGACGKNWGCCGGSCRPSASPAPPPWRVAAA; encoded by the exons ATggagagcgaggaggaggaggaggaggaggaagagtcaCCCCggaaaaatggggggaaaaagggtAAAAATGAGGTGGAAAAGGGTAAAAACAGGgctgagagggaggaaaaaaaaatgataaaaaatgggGTGAAAAGGCGGAAAATTGAgagcgaggaggaagaggaggaggaggaagagctgacACTAAAAATTGGGGTGAAAAAGGGTAAAATGgagagtgaggaggaggaagagtcaCCCcggaaaaatgagggaaaaaagggTAAAAACAGGAGtgaaagtgagggaaaaaaaatgataaaaaatggggtgaaaaggggcaaaatggagagtgaggaggaggaggaggaggaggaggaggagccgctaaaatttggggtgaaaaagggcaaaatggagagtgaggaggaagaggaggaggaagaaccGGCCCccaaaaatggggggaaaaagggtAAAACCAGGAGcgagagggaggagaaaaacttcacaaaaaatggggtgaaaaagggcaaaatggagagtgaggaggaagaggaggaggaggaagagctgccGCTaaaatttggggtgaaaaagggcaaAATGgagagtgaggaggaggaggaggaggaggaggagccgccgctaaaatttggggtgaaaaagggcaaaatggagagtgaggaggaagaggaggaagagctgcCCAGGAAAAATGGggtgaaaagggggaaaaaaagtgaaaatgagaaaaaaccgGTGAAAAATGGGGTGAAAACGGTGAAAATGgagagtgaggaggaggaggaggaggaagagcgcCCGCtgttaaaaaaagacattaaaaaaaacccagaaaaggggaaaaatgagtCGTCGGATGAAGACGACCTGCCGCTGCGAAATGGGTGGAAAAAGGGCAAAAACGggtcgaggaggaggaggaggggaggaagggcgAGGCCGAAGGGCAgcggggggggaggaagaggagccgcCGCGACGCGCCCCGCGAG gtttcggggcgcgggggggaccccccggccctgcgTCGCCTCAAGCGGTACCTGCGCCTCTGCGGGGTTCGCCCCAACTACAAGAAACTtttggggggctgcgggggcctgCGGGAAAAActgggggtgctgcggggggagcTGCAGGCCCTCGGCCTCACCG gccccccctccCTGGCGCGTTGCCGCCGCCTGA
- the LOC141955827 gene encoding PAXIP1-associated glutamate-rich protein 1-like produces MEASSEAATEVTSGLQSLVVADAAEPPPAAPPAAMTAPEEEEEEDEAEAKAAARDEEEEEEEDEEEGWGVPCSDEEGEPPGGWLPPPADIRRLYEELAGGRSLPLRRLPRPRRAPTPEPDSEEEPRAPNGPDSAGEEEEKPPVPTEFDFDDEPVPPKSSLIDRRRTPGPPARGQKREARLDKVLSDMKRHKKLEEQILRTGRDLFQLEGDEPPAPKRPPGFFLRQRKY; encoded by the exons ATGGAGGCGTCGAGCGAAGCCGCCACCGAGGTGACGTCGGGGCTCCAGTCCCTGGTCGTGGCCGacgccgcggagccgccgcccgccgccccgccggcggccaTGACGGCgccggaggaagaggaggaggaggacgaagCCGAAGCCAAAGCGGCGGCGcgggacgaggaggaggaggaggaggaggatgaggaggaagggTGGGGGGTCCCCTGCAGCGACGAGGAGGGCGAACCCCCCGGGGGGtggctgccgccgcccgccgacATCCGACGCCTCTACGAGGAGCTGGCGGGGGGACGGAGCCTCCCCCTGCGCCgcctcccgcggccccgccgggccccgacCCCGGAGCCCGACAGCGAGGAGGAGCCGCGGGCGCCCAACGGCCCCGACAGCGccggcgaggaggaggagaa GCCGCCCGTCCCCACCGAGTTCGATTTCGATGACGAGCCCGTCCCGCCCAAAAGTTCCCTCATCGACCGCCGCCGCAccccag ggcccccggCGCGCGGGCAGAAGCGGGAAGCGCGTCTGGACAAAGTTTTATCCGACATGAAACGCCACAAAAAATTGGAAGAACAAATTTTACGAACCGGGAGGGATCTGTTCCAACTGGAAGGAGATgaacccccagccccaaaacgTCCCCCCGGTTTTTTTCTTCGTCAAcgcaagtattaa